In Scyliorhinus torazame isolate Kashiwa2021f chromosome 18, sScyTor2.1, whole genome shotgun sequence, the following are encoded in one genomic region:
- the LOC140395571 gene encoding retinal rod rhodopsin-sensitive cGMP 3',5'-cyclic phosphodiesterase subunit gamma, producing MAANPLEIQPNLKAQEMALSLEPPKPMGEIKSATRVTGGPATPRKGPPKFKQRQTRQFKSKPPKKGIQGFGDDIPGMEGLGTDITVICPWEAFNHLELHELAQYGII from the exons ATGGCAGCAAACCCCCTGGAAATTCAACCTAACTTGAAAGCACAAGAGATGGCTCTCTCTCTAGAACCACCGAAACCCATGGGAGAAATTAAATCAGCCACAAGGGTAACTGGAGGACCAGCAACCCCTAGGAAAGGACCACCAAAGTTCAAACAGAGGCAAACAAGACAGTTTAAGAGCAAACCGCCAAAGAAAGGAATACAAGG GTTTGGTGATGACATCCCTGGAATGGAAGGATTAGGCACAG ATATCACTGTCATCTGCCCCTGGGAAGCCTTCAATCATCTGGAACTACACGAACTGGCACAGTATGGTATCATCTGA